The Astyanax mexicanus isolate ESR-SI-001 chromosome 20, AstMex3_surface, whole genome shotgun sequence genome contains a region encoding:
- the cldn5b gene encoding claudin-5b: MSGCLEVLGMCLAVGGSLLVMVACGLPTWKVSAHIDGNIVVAQSFWDGLWMSCVVQSTGQIQCKLHDSVLALSADLQTARALTVIAAVLGVLGAAVTVSGARCTNCVRTPSTKARAVMCGGALCVAAGLFVLVPVCWMANNIISDFYNPHVPLSSKREIGSALYIGWAAAALLLFAGAGLCCSGLRDDRKARAVKYPVNKSPVHSGEYDKRNYV, from the coding sequence ATGTCGGGCTGCCTGGAGGTGCTCGGGATGTGCCTGGCGGTGGGCGGGTCGCTGCTGGTGATGGTCGCGTGCGGGCTGCCCACCTGGAAGGTGTCCGCGCACATCGACGGGAACATCGTGGTGGCGCAGAGCTTCTGGGACGGGCTGTGGATGTCCTGCGTGGTTCAGAGCACCGGACAGATCCAGTGTAAACTGCACGACTCAGTGCTCGCGCTCTCCGCGGACCTGCAGACGGCACGCGCGCTCACCGTGATCGCCGCCGTGCTGGGCGTGCTGGGAGCGGCGGTGACGGTGTCGGGCGCGCGCTGCACCAACTGCGTGCGGACGCCGTCCACCAAGGCGCGCGCCGTGATGTGCGGGGGTGCGCTGTGCGTGGCCGCGGGGCTGTTCGTGCTCGTGCCCGTGTGCTGGATGGCCAACAACATCATCTCGGACTTCTACAACCCGCACGTGCCGCTTTCCAGCAAGCGCGAGATCGGCTCCGCGCTCTATATCGGTTGGGCGGCGGCGGCGCTGCTGCTGTTTGCGGGCGCGGGACTCTGCTGCTCGGGGTTGCGGGACGACAGGAAGGCGCGCGCGGTGAAGTACCCGGTCAATAAGAGCCCCGTGCACAGCGGCGAGTACGACAAGAGGAACTACGTGTGA